A region from the Hydra vulgaris chromosome 08, alternate assembly HydraT2T_AEP genome encodes:
- the LOC136083852 gene encoding zinc finger MYM-type protein 5-like, with protein MDRGKRQRLCGSQYKKIRLQREANSAKQKNALLHFLSRSSSEKALAPIVASTSNQNEVEIEIESGGEIEYADSVSVNEYRNSGNDITAKEPENVDEVEFISNLSEVVVQNVDDIGQNENNEDQSGEDPKTNKDLPLNFNDPAKWPIIDGKFKALLMKYGPIQKLPSLFPEDEQGRKFSSFHFYRRMSNGDKIKRTWLVYSITKDTVFCFCCKIFSPNEFSLSSHDGCRDWKNISVIIKRHETSSGHTTAYLNWRDLEVRLKSGATIDQINQKIIQSETQHWRQVLERIITLIRTLAGQNLALRGTCGKLFEPNNGNFLKFIEFLGNYDPIMSKHIQRITTSEIHTTYLGKTIQNEIVELLANKIKNHILAKLERAKYYSLILDCTPDISHMEQMTVVFRFVSATESSSEKPAEVVVSEHFVTFLELQDTTGANMTKVVIDKLQELGVNLDDMRG; from the coding sequence ATGGACCGTGGTAAGAGACAGCGCTTGTGTGGGTCACAATACAAGAAAATTAGGCTTCAACGTGAAGCAAATTCTGCCAAACAGAAGAATGCTTTGTTGCACTTTTTGAGCAGGTCATCAAGCGAAAAAGCACTGGCACCTATAGTAGCTTCAACTTCAAACCAAAATGAAGTTGAAATTGAAATCGAAAGCGGTGGAGAAATAGAATATGCGGATAGTGTTAGTGTTAATGAATATAGAAATTCTGGAAATGATATAACTGCTAAAGAACCAGAAAATGTTGATGAAGTGGAATTTATCTCCAATTTAAGTGAAGTTGTTGTACAGAACGTCGATGATATAGGacaaaatgaaaacaatgaagATCAAAGTGGTGAAGACCCCAAAACCAATAAAGATTTGCCTCTTAATTTTAATGATCCGGCAAAATGGCCTATAATAGATGGTAAATTTAAAGCATTGCTGATGAAGTATGGTCCAATTCAAAAATTGCCGTCTTTATTTCCCGAAGATGAACAAGGTAGAAAATTTTCAAGCTTTCATTTTTATCGCCGAATGTCTAATGGCGATAAAATTAAACGCACTTGGTTGGTGTACTCCATTACGAAAGACACTGTATTTTGCTTTTGCTGTAAGATATTTAGTCCGAATGAATTCTCCTTGTCATCGCATGACGGCTGCCGAGAttggaaaaatatttctgtTATTATTAAACGACATGAAACATCAAGTGGCCACACTACTGCATATCTAAATTGGAGAGATCTGGAGGTGAGACTTAAATCAGGGGCTACGATTGATCAAATTAATCAGAAAATAATTCAATCTGAAACTCAACATTGGCGACAAGTTCTTGAAAGAATAATAACGTTAATTAGAACTCTTGCTGGACAAAATCTAGCATTAAGAGGAACATGTGGAAAGCTTTTCGAACCGAATAACggaaattttcttaaatttattgaattcttaGGAAATTATGATCCTATTATGAGTAAACATATTCAACGAATAACAACAAGTGAAATTCACACCACCTATCTCggaaaaactattcaaaatgaAATCGTTGAATTGCTtgctaataaaatcaaaaatcacATCTTAGCAAAACTAGAGCGAGCAAAGTACTACTCACTTATTTTAGACTGTACCCCCGATATAAGCCACATGGAGCAGATGACAGTTGTTTTTAGGTTTGTCAGTGCAACTGAATCATCTTCGGAAAAACCAGCTGAAGTCGTAGTTTCTGAACACTTCGTAACTTTTCTTGAATTACAAGACACAACGGGAGCAAATATGACAAAAGTTGTTATCGATAAGTTGCAGGAATTAGGCGTAAATCTTGATGACATGAGGGGATAA